GTTGTAGTCGTTCCCGACCCGGAGACAATATCGGTAGAGTCCGAGTTTCGCGGCACCGGCCCCGACGAGGACGACGGCGGCGGCGGGACCGGTCGCGACCGCGATCTCCCCGGCGTACAGCGCTCGGGCGGCTCCCCAGAGGATCGCCCCGCCGGCGGCGAAGATCGCCATGGCGATGAAGAGCGACACCAGCGGCTCGATGCGCTCATGGCCGTGTGGGTGATCGACATCGGGGGGCTGGGTCGTCAGGTACAGCCCCGCGAGAACGACAGCACTGTAGATCGCGTCCGTGAGGCTGTTTACGGCCTCCGACCCGATCGCGAGACTCCCCGTCCGATACCAGACGAGTGCTTTCGCGACGACGAGCCCCAGGTTCACCCCGAGAATCAGGAATCCGACCCTGCGCACCGTCACGGCCCGGTTCACAGCGGCCGTTCACAGCGGGCGGGTATATGGCCTTCGGGCTATCCGAACCGAACGGCCCCATCGTCGCTCGCTTCCGCCCCATCGAGTCCCCCGAACGCGTCGTACAGCCGGTCGTAGGTCTCCTCTAGGGCCTGGACGATCACCTTCGTCTCCCCGATGACCGGCATGAAGTTCGTATCACCCTCCCAGCGCGGGACGACGTGGGCGTGGAGGTGATCGTCGATCGAACCGCCCGCACCCCGCCCGAGGTTGTAGCCCGCGTTGAACCCGTCCGGCGAGAACGCCGTCTCCATCGCTCGGAAGGTCCGTCGTTTCAATCGAGCGTGATCTAGCAGTTCCTCGTCGGAGAGGCCCGCGTATTCGCCGGTGTGGCGGGCGGGGATCACCATCACGTGACCGGGGTTGTACGGGTAGTTGTTCAGGAGGACCAACCCGCGGTCGCTGCGGGCGACGACGCGGTTCTCCCGGTCGGCCTCTGCGGCCTCGAACGCACAGAACACACAGCCGGTCTCCTCGTCGGGCGCGTCGCGCTCGACCCACTCGATGCGCCACGGGGCGAACATCCGGTCCATGGCTCCGAATCGGTGATCGGACTCCTTAGTTGCACCCGTCCCCGGTCGCAC
The DNA window shown above is from Halalkalicoccus jeotgali B3 and carries:
- a CDS encoding HIT family protein translates to MDRMFAPWRIEWVERDAPDEETGCVFCAFEAAEADRENRVVARSDRGLVLLNNYPYNPGHVMVIPARHTGEYAGLSDEELLDHARLKRRTFRAMETAFSPDGFNAGYNLGRGAGGSIDDHLHAHVVPRWEGDTNFMPVIGETKVIVQALEETYDRLYDAFGGLDGAEASDDGAVRFG